Proteins encoded in a region of the Psychromicrobium lacuslunae genome:
- a CDS encoding copper chaperone PCu(A)C, with translation MKKIFSLTAASLGIAALALTGCSGTAASSSSNAGSPSSSASQLAETPSSGLSIVDAWVKSNGTKMTGAFGILKNNTDQNIVVMKASTPAAGMVELHETVMAADGSMKMQPKKGGFVIPAKGQLELKPGGNHIMLMEVGKAINPGDELSFELSLEGGKTMSFKAPAKAFSGANETYAG, from the coding sequence ATGAAGAAGATTTTTAGTCTGACCGCAGCTTCACTCGGCATCGCCGCCCTCGCCCTGACCGGTTGCTCCGGCACCGCAGCTTCGAGCAGCTCGAATGCTGGCAGTCCCAGTAGCAGCGCAAGCCAGCTGGCCGAGACACCAAGCAGTGGCCTGAGCATTGTGGATGCCTGGGTTAAGTCCAATGGCACCAAGATGACCGGGGCCTTCGGAATCCTGAAGAACAATACCGATCAAAACATCGTCGTGATGAAGGCCAGCACCCCGGCGGCGGGCATGGTGGAGCTACATGAAACCGTGATGGCCGCCGATGGCAGCATGAAAATGCAGCCCAAAAAAGGTGGCTTCGTGATTCCCGCGAAGGGCCAGCTGGAGCTCAAACCCGGCGGCAACCACATCATGCTGATGGAAGTCGGCAAGGCGATTAACCCGGGCGATGAGCTCAGCTTCGAGTTGAGCCTTGAGGGCGGCAAAACCATGAGTTTCAAAGCCCCGGCTAAGGCCTTCTCGGGAGCGAACGAAACCTACGCGGGCTAA
- a CDS encoding Dyp-type peroxidase, translated as MSERKTRLPRRHLLIGGAAAGTGALGAALIGNGLANSPNHLASAPGTASDTTFNGDARQPFYAKRQSGIETPAQAHASFVALNLNPGLRADGVRRLLKLISDDAAKLSQGTAALADMEAELAEKPANLTITFGFGPGFFQAIGKPVPASAQPLPAFNIDRLRAEYSGGDLLLQLCCDDPITLAHAQRMLLKDARSFSTVRWAQSGFRRAVGTEAAGTTMRNLFGQLDGTGNSPSGSAERERIIWGDQHTAAWHPDGTSLVLRRISMDLDKWDELDRGGREESVGRTLATGAPLTGNQEFDEPDFEAKTSLGFPVIADFSHLRRSRPDDSRQRIFRRAYNYEQLATGTGTTTSGLLFASYQASVAEQFTPIQKRLDELDLLNQWTTPIGSAVFAIPPGCAAGGFIGDFLFS; from the coding sequence ATGAGCGAGCGCAAAACACGGCTCCCGCGGCGGCACCTCTTGATCGGGGGTGCCGCCGCGGGCACCGGCGCGCTCGGCGCCGCATTGATCGGCAACGGACTTGCCAACTCCCCGAATCACCTCGCCTCGGCGCCAGGCACTGCCTCCGACACAACGTTCAATGGTGATGCCAGGCAGCCTTTCTACGCGAAGCGGCAGTCAGGTATTGAAACCCCGGCGCAGGCACATGCCAGTTTCGTCGCGCTCAACTTGAACCCTGGGCTGCGCGCCGACGGGGTACGTCGACTGCTGAAACTCATCAGCGATGACGCGGCAAAACTGAGTCAAGGTACAGCTGCGCTTGCTGATATGGAAGCCGAACTCGCGGAAAAACCGGCAAATCTGACCATCACATTCGGCTTTGGTCCTGGATTTTTCCAGGCCATCGGCAAGCCCGTGCCGGCTTCGGCGCAGCCGCTGCCAGCCTTCAACATCGATCGGCTGCGTGCCGAGTACAGCGGCGGCGACTTGCTTTTGCAGCTGTGCTGCGATGATCCCATCACGCTGGCTCACGCTCAGCGGATGCTGCTCAAAGACGCCAGATCCTTCAGCACGGTGCGCTGGGCACAGAGTGGCTTCCGGCGCGCGGTTGGCACCGAAGCTGCGGGGACGACGATGCGGAATCTCTTTGGTCAGCTCGACGGCACCGGGAATTCCCCGTCCGGCAGCGCAGAGCGCGAGAGGATCATCTGGGGCGACCAACACACAGCTGCCTGGCACCCCGATGGCACCTCACTGGTGCTACGTCGAATTTCAATGGATCTGGATAAGTGGGATGAACTGGATCGCGGCGGCCGAGAAGAGTCGGTAGGGCGAACCCTTGCTACTGGTGCGCCGCTAACCGGCAACCAAGAGTTTGACGAGCCCGACTTCGAAGCGAAGACTTCCCTGGGTTTCCCGGTGATCGCCGATTTCTCCCATCTACGTAGGTCGCGCCCGGACGATTCGCGGCAGCGGATCTTCCGACGGGCTTATAACTACGAACAATTGGCCACTGGTACCGGCACAACGACCTCGGGTCTGCTTTTCGCCAGTTATCAGGCTAGTGTCGCAGAGCAGTTCACTCCGATTCAGAAACGTTTGGACGAACTGGATCTACTCAATCAATGGACCACCCCAATTGGTTCAGCAGTGTTTGCTATCCCGCCAGGTTGTGCCGCTGGCGGCTTCATCGGAGATTTTCTGTTTTCCTGA
- a CDS encoding acetyltransferase, which produces MFTLRLAQPADFPALTAIWRAAVEATHDFVSAEQIDGWEPQILSEYLPALLVQLAESESGQPLGFAGYQRDKLEMLFVDPRVHGQGIGRALVSEAMRRIGPLRVDVNEQNPAAIEFYRRLGFRQQSRSETDSDGNPYPILHLAQPGTTS; this is translated from the coding sequence ATGTTCACCTTGCGCCTCGCGCAACCGGCCGATTTTCCCGCGCTGACAGCGATTTGGCGCGCTGCTGTTGAAGCAACTCATGATTTCGTCAGTGCGGAGCAGATCGATGGCTGGGAACCGCAAATACTTTCTGAGTACCTACCAGCGCTGCTAGTACAGCTGGCCGAATCCGAAAGCGGTCAGCCGCTCGGCTTTGCCGGCTATCAACGCGATAAGCTCGAGATGCTCTTTGTTGATCCACGAGTGCATGGTCAGGGGATAGGCCGCGCCCTGGTATCCGAAGCGATGCGGCGGATCGGCCCGCTCCGGGTCGATGTCAATGAGCAGAATCCGGCTGCCATCGAGTTCTATCGACGGCTCGGTTTCCGGCAGCAAAGTCGTTCGGAAACCGACTCCGACGGCAACCCTTACCCGATCCTGCACCTGGCTCAGCCGGGGACGACGAGCTGA
- a CDS encoding ABC transporter ATP-binding protein gives MLVAQQLRVKGRHYDLVPPLTIEAAVGSLTLAVGDLQPQRTALALTLSARMKPSDGLVSWGQSSKFKHLRRHSALIDSPTVNEPEPHLSVKDLVTEDLALIPRRYRGIRRASDWLTVNSFEDIADALVEELPAARRLELLCTLALANPEVDLLVVDSPDRRGPHPQNWLPQLQHRAQDEGRPLCIVATVAQVPEDWQGRVIRIENPTAKPEEPSSEGAREPASTLEAPEPVTGQLTATQYAAAEPPAIEENSPNQPLTAPLTPLHATDSSTAQHRATPAEASEKQPEEESQELR, from the coding sequence GTGCTCGTTGCCCAGCAACTCAGGGTCAAAGGCAGACACTACGACCTGGTACCACCACTGACCATTGAGGCAGCAGTCGGCTCACTCACCCTCGCAGTGGGTGATCTGCAGCCGCAACGAACCGCACTGGCCCTCACCCTGAGCGCCAGAATGAAACCGAGCGACGGCCTGGTCAGCTGGGGGCAAAGCTCCAAATTCAAGCACTTACGGCGACATAGCGCGCTGATCGACTCGCCGACGGTGAATGAACCCGAGCCGCACCTCAGCGTCAAAGACCTGGTCACCGAAGATCTAGCGTTAATCCCCCGCCGCTATCGAGGCATTCGACGGGCATCGGACTGGCTGACGGTGAATTCCTTTGAAGATATTGCCGATGCCTTGGTTGAAGAATTACCCGCGGCCCGCAGACTCGAGTTGCTCTGCACGCTGGCACTAGCTAACCCCGAGGTCGACCTCCTCGTTGTCGACTCCCCGGACCGGCGGGGACCGCACCCGCAGAATTGGCTTCCGCAATTACAGCACCGTGCCCAAGATGAGGGTCGCCCGCTCTGCATTGTGGCCACCGTTGCACAGGTCCCCGAAGACTGGCAGGGCCGGGTGATCAGGATAGAAAACCCAACCGCAAAGCCCGAAGAGCCCAGCAGTGAGGGAGCGAGGGAGCCTGCCTCGACGCTGGAAGCCCCCGAGCCGGTGACTGGTCAACTAACAGCAACCCAGTACGCCGCTGCCGAACCGCCAGCGATCGAAGAAAATTCACCAAATCAGCCGCTAACCGCCCCGCTCACCCCCCTCCACGCTACCGACAGCAGCACGGCGCAGCACCGAGCGACGCCTGCTGAGGCGTCCGAGAAACAACCCGAAGAAGAATCGCAGGAACTCCGATGA
- a CDS encoding YhgE/Pip domain-containing protein — protein sequence MTVFRLALSELKRMTSGLLPKLSLIAITLVPLLYGAVYLYANWDPYGNLDQLKAAIVVNDEGTSKDGKPLKVGEEVANNLVDGKKFDWVIVDSDQQADAGVADGTYSFALKIPKDFSANLASPANFDSAKQAILDVTTNDANGYILSSIVDKVTSQVHDSVAKQVGETTANQLLTGYGTVHAQIVKAADGATQLANAAKQLHDGTTKLQTGSQELSSGANELASGQAQLANGANQLSTGAGTLSAGLNQLQSKTANLPDSAQQLASGAAQVAAGNATLNTKVQSAVSTLAKLDTQASTAVGNALDKLVSDGVITAEQKGSISSALEKDVNGVKSKIDADAADIQKLATGSQAVANGASQLAASTPALSSAISQASSGANQLASGAATLASSEQQALAGTNKLASGAKTLNDGVGTLNTGAGKLADGAKTLADQLHKGAGQIPNPNDEAKANASKVISDPIAVNNLDQAKAPNYGAGLAPFFLVLALWIGAFMLVQAMRPLTQRALASNAASWKVALGGWLPFLTVSVIQAVVMYTVVLFGVGLNPVHPYLTLGLLLLASMAFTALIQGIVALLGTPGKLVVLILLVLQLVASGGTFPWQTTPEPLHAMHTILPMGHVVEGMRHLIYGADLAPLGPIAIGLVIYTLIGLVLSVLAVRKRKIWTLSTLQPEISI from the coding sequence ATGACCGTCTTCCGCTTGGCACTTTCTGAACTCAAGCGCATGACCAGTGGGCTGCTGCCCAAACTTTCGCTGATTGCTATCACGCTGGTCCCGCTGCTCTATGGTGCTGTTTATCTCTACGCCAACTGGGATCCCTATGGGAATCTTGATCAACTCAAGGCAGCCATTGTGGTCAACGATGAGGGCACTAGCAAGGACGGCAAACCGCTCAAAGTGGGCGAGGAAGTAGCTAATAACCTAGTCGATGGCAAGAAATTCGACTGGGTGATAGTCGATTCCGATCAGCAAGCCGACGCCGGAGTGGCTGACGGCACATATTCTTTTGCGCTAAAAATTCCCAAGGATTTTTCAGCAAATCTCGCCTCGCCAGCTAATTTCGACTCGGCCAAACAGGCCATCCTCGACGTCACCACCAATGACGCAAATGGCTACATCCTGTCTTCAATTGTCGACAAGGTCACCTCCCAGGTGCACGACAGTGTGGCCAAACAGGTCGGCGAAACCACCGCCAATCAGCTACTCACCGGCTATGGCACGGTGCACGCGCAAATCGTCAAGGCGGCCGACGGGGCGACCCAGCTTGCTAACGCAGCCAAGCAACTACACGACGGCACCACGAAGCTACAGACCGGTAGCCAAGAACTCTCCAGCGGGGCCAATGAATTAGCCAGCGGTCAAGCGCAGCTCGCGAATGGCGCCAATCAGCTCAGTACCGGCGCCGGCACCCTGTCTGCGGGCTTGAATCAGTTGCAGAGCAAGACGGCTAATCTGCCGGATTCGGCGCAACAGCTCGCCAGTGGAGCGGCCCAGGTGGCTGCCGGCAATGCCACCTTGAACACAAAAGTACAGTCCGCGGTCAGCACCCTGGCCAAGCTGGACACCCAAGCTTCCACCGCCGTCGGCAATGCGCTCGACAAGCTGGTCAGTGACGGGGTGATCACGGCTGAACAGAAGGGCTCAATTTCAAGTGCGCTGGAGAAGGACGTCAATGGCGTCAAGAGCAAGATCGATGCGGACGCCGCGGACATCCAAAAACTGGCCACCGGCTCACAGGCGGTGGCCAATGGTGCCTCGCAACTCGCCGCCTCGACGCCCGCACTGAGCAGCGCGATTAGCCAGGCCAGCAGCGGCGCGAATCAACTTGCTAGTGGGGCCGCTACGCTAGCCTCTTCAGAACAGCAGGCACTGGCCGGGACCAATAAACTAGCCAGCGGGGCGAAAACTCTGAATGACGGTGTCGGCACGCTGAACACCGGAGCTGGCAAGCTCGCCGACGGTGCCAAAACGCTGGCCGATCAATTACACAAGGGCGCCGGTCAAATCCCCAACCCCAATGATGAGGCCAAAGCCAACGCCTCCAAGGTGATCTCCGACCCCATCGCGGTGAACAATCTAGACCAAGCCAAGGCCCCCAATTATGGCGCAGGGCTGGCGCCGTTCTTCCTGGTACTGGCACTCTGGATCGGCGCTTTCATGCTGGTGCAAGCGATGCGCCCGCTCACCCAGCGCGCACTCGCTTCCAATGCCGCTTCCTGGAAGGTGGCACTTGGCGGTTGGCTGCCGTTCCTGACTGTCTCGGTCATCCAGGCCGTGGTGATGTACACCGTGGTGTTGTTCGGGGTGGGACTGAATCCGGTCCATCCCTACCTCACCCTCGGCCTCCTACTACTCGCCTCAATGGCGTTCACCGCGCTTATTCAGGGCATCGTGGCACTGCTCGGCACCCCCGGGAAACTCGTGGTGCTCATCCTGCTGGTATTGCAACTGGTCGCCTCCGGCGGCACCTTCCCCTGGCAGACCACCCCGGAACCCCTGCATGCCATGCACACCATCTTGCCGATGGGGCACGTTGTTGAGGGGATGCGGCACCTGATCTACGGTGCTGACCTCGCCCCGCTGGGTCCGATCGCTATCGGCCTAGTGATCTATACCTTGATCGGCTTAGTGCTGTCGGTGCTTGCGGTGCGCAAGCGCAAAATCTGGACACTGAGCACCCTACAACCGGAGATTTCGATATGA
- a CDS encoding TetR/AcrR family transcriptional regulator, producing MSTEMSDTTVKRPERTNATKQKLFDASMQLIGERGPAEVTVDEIAAAAGVSKGTVYYNFGSKTELISQLLEYGVSLLEQRLAPDESLPSLEALERMLSSTLDFFEEYPSFTQLLVSELWRTPSAWRDTLVMLRERLFLLAGNTLSRVAQEHPVREEVQPQAMVGLTLGATLIVGLDRQVFHPERSKAEALTALMTVMTGYLRD from the coding sequence ATGAGCACCGAAATGAGCGATACCACGGTCAAGCGACCGGAGCGCACCAACGCCACCAAGCAGAAGCTTTTCGACGCGTCAATGCAGCTGATTGGCGAGCGTGGCCCCGCCGAAGTCACGGTAGATGAGATAGCGGCAGCCGCGGGCGTCTCCAAGGGTACCGTTTATTACAACTTCGGCAGCAAGACCGAATTGATCTCACAGTTGCTGGAGTATGGCGTTAGCCTGCTAGAGCAACGGCTCGCCCCCGACGAGAGCCTGCCCTCGCTTGAAGCCCTGGAGAGAATGCTCTCCAGCACTCTCGACTTTTTCGAGGAATATCCATCCTTCACCCAGCTTCTAGTCTCCGAGTTATGGCGAACTCCGAGCGCCTGGCGGGACACCCTGGTGATGCTGCGGGAACGGCTTTTCCTGCTCGCCGGGAACACTCTGAGCCGGGTGGCTCAAGAGCATCCGGTCCGTGAGGAGGTACAGCCGCAGGCAATGGTGGGCCTCACTTTAGGAGCGACCCTGATCGTCGGGCTGGACCGTCAAGTCTTCCACCCGGAACGCAGCAAAGCTGAGGCACTGACCGCGTTGATGACCGTGATGACCGGCTATCTCCGCGACTGA
- a CDS encoding EamA family transporter translates to MQLKHALLAILTAVIWGANFLAINATLQDVPPFLSLALRFLLVIFPWVFFIKPPKAGWKVVVAIGLTTSLGQFAMLYLGLALGMPVGLAPLVLQAQVLFTALIAMGVLKERPSRMQLIGIALGVLGLAIVGVARAQVAPILPFLLTLVAGFSWSIGNVITRIAQRNPAAADQKSSGLSMAVWSGTVVPVPMYLLSLFIEGPNALGDTLSHLHWPAIIGALYTALISTLVGYGIWNSLLSRYPASAVGPFSLLIPVVGMLSAWLVLHEVPSAAELLGGTLLLLGVAFAVLKMPRRPFRDALRGSKAKDAGVQTASPATAAGVPAGTSASERVG, encoded by the coding sequence ATGCAACTCAAACACGCCCTGCTAGCGATTCTGACCGCCGTGATCTGGGGGGCGAACTTCTTAGCGATCAATGCGACCTTGCAGGATGTGCCACCCTTCTTGTCCCTAGCGTTGCGGTTCCTGCTGGTAATTTTCCCCTGGGTATTTTTCATCAAACCACCCAAGGCAGGGTGGAAAGTTGTGGTGGCAATTGGCTTGACCACTAGCTTGGGTCAGTTCGCCATGCTCTACCTTGGACTGGCACTTGGCATGCCGGTTGGATTGGCGCCGCTGGTGCTGCAAGCCCAGGTGCTCTTTACCGCCTTGATTGCCATGGGTGTGCTCAAGGAGCGGCCCAGCAGGATGCAGCTCATTGGCATTGCGTTGGGCGTGCTGGGCCTGGCCATTGTAGGAGTTGCTCGCGCCCAGGTAGCGCCGATCTTGCCCTTCCTGCTCACCCTGGTGGCAGGTTTCTCCTGGTCAATCGGCAATGTCATCACTCGGATCGCCCAGCGTAATCCTGCTGCCGCGGATCAAAAATCCTCCGGTCTGAGTATGGCAGTGTGGTCAGGAACCGTGGTGCCGGTACCAATGTATCTGCTCTCCCTCTTCATCGAGGGGCCGAATGCCTTGGGTGATACGCTCAGCCACCTGCATTGGCCTGCCATTATTGGCGCGCTCTACACCGCACTGATTTCGACCCTGGTCGGCTATGGGATCTGGAACAGCCTCTTGAGCCGCTACCCGGCCAGTGCGGTCGGACCATTCTCGCTATTGATCCCGGTGGTTGGCATGCTTTCGGCCTGGCTGGTGCTCCATGAGGTGCCAAGCGCGGCGGAGCTATTGGGTGGCACCTTATTGCTCCTTGGTGTTGCTTTCGCGGTGCTGAAGATGCCTCGCCGGCCTTTCCGCGATGCTTTGCGCGGGTCAAAAGCTAAGGACGCTGGGGTGCAGACCGCGAGTCCAGCCACCGCAGCGGGAGTGCCAGCGGGAACCTCGGCGAGCGAAAGGGTAGGATAG
- a CDS encoding LysR family transcriptional regulator: MYIYFMIDVMAVRALVAVSQHGSVISAAESLGYSPSAISQQIKKLEKQAGGALLERHGRGVLLTERGLSMSEQGRRVLEELEQLEVTLLADPSKPSGPVRISAFSTACRGLVGPLIQKLEKEGSAIQLRVVGEDPEESVQRVASGEADLALVHNWNSVPLPIPEQLMVTELCQDRADVLVHRDHPLAQRGSVSAADLLDEWWMATPVGMICHEALMRMFSEMGILPKVRLFDPDFSTHIGLVELGVGVALVPRLGRAELPANVVALELREPAQRRDVKIIYRRSLSASPAINHLVSALKEIATTR, from the coding sequence ATGTACATTTACTTCATGATTGATGTGATGGCGGTGCGCGCTCTGGTCGCGGTTTCCCAGCACGGTTCGGTTATCAGCGCCGCAGAGTCGCTGGGCTACAGCCCTTCGGCAATCTCTCAGCAGATTAAGAAGTTGGAGAAGCAGGCCGGCGGCGCGCTGCTGGAGAGACATGGTCGCGGAGTGCTCTTGACCGAGCGAGGCCTGAGCATGTCCGAGCAAGGCCGGAGGGTCCTGGAAGAACTTGAACAACTTGAAGTCACTCTGTTGGCCGACCCGAGCAAGCCCAGCGGTCCGGTACGGATCAGTGCGTTTTCCACCGCCTGCCGCGGCCTGGTGGGACCGCTGATCCAGAAACTCGAAAAGGAAGGTTCAGCCATCCAGCTCCGAGTAGTCGGCGAAGATCCCGAAGAATCGGTGCAGCGGGTTGCCAGCGGAGAAGCTGATCTGGCATTGGTGCACAATTGGAACTCGGTTCCGCTCCCTATCCCGGAGCAGCTGATGGTCACGGAGCTCTGCCAGGACCGCGCCGATGTGCTGGTCCATCGTGATCATCCGCTGGCTCAGCGAGGCAGCGTTTCCGCAGCAGATCTATTAGATGAGTGGTGGATGGCGACACCGGTGGGGATGATCTGCCACGAGGCATTAATGCGGATGTTCTCGGAGATGGGGATCTTGCCGAAGGTCAGGCTCTTCGACCCGGATTTCAGCACGCACATCGGCCTGGTCGAGTTGGGCGTCGGAGTTGCCCTAGTGCCTAGGCTGGGTCGCGCCGAGTTGCCCGCCAACGTGGTGGCACTTGAACTGCGTGAGCCCGCTCAGCGACGCGACGTGAAAATCATTTATCGCCGCAGCCTAAGCGCCAGCCCGGCAATCAATCACCTAGTCTCAGCCCTCAAAGAAATCGCCACCACCCGCTAA
- a CDS encoding SixA phosphatase family protein: MSVHHLKRLVLMRHAKSDYPRGVADHDRPLAARGHAEARLAGQWLLAHNVPDFILCSSALRARQSCTWVCTELADLAPTPKLEDDLYDAGESRMLALINHLPETVTSLLVISHLPTVQDLGLRLASRDSDPKAYMQLAERYPTSSLAVFETASSWAELDGQDAELRHFVVPR; encoded by the coding sequence ATGAGCGTCCATCACCTCAAGCGACTGGTTCTGATGAGGCATGCCAAATCTGACTATCCTCGTGGCGTTGCCGATCATGACCGGCCGTTAGCGGCTCGCGGACACGCTGAGGCTCGCCTGGCGGGGCAATGGTTGCTGGCACATAACGTTCCAGACTTCATTCTCTGTTCCTCCGCCCTGAGAGCGCGGCAGAGCTGTACTTGGGTGTGCACGGAGTTGGCTGACTTAGCCCCGACGCCGAAGCTTGAGGACGATCTTTATGACGCTGGAGAGTCGCGGATGCTGGCGCTGATCAATCATCTACCCGAGACTGTCACCTCACTATTGGTGATTTCGCATCTACCGACGGTGCAGGATCTAGGGTTGCGACTGGCATCGAGGGATTCGGATCCGAAAGCCTATATGCAGCTGGCTGAGCGCTATCCCACCTCGTCCCTAGCGGTCTTTGAGACTGCGTCTTCCTGGGCCGAGCTGGACGGTCAGGACGCTGAGCTGCGTCATTTCGTGGTTCCCCGCTAG
- a CDS encoding winged helix-turn-helix domain-containing protein: MSIAPGYVHISVRNANKVSRTGIPGFPHNSAPRPVGQAEPQRQAPLRAVPQRVSPPVTAPTALVAGSGSTVRPVGQDNVAHGFVLYVGIDEETAAANGTSLAKLAQDIRAYAQSLVPQAQSYAAVAIAAADAPGSSLDVVRSTFGDPTVAPRQRPELRVSNVQEPRPAGVLIDLARREVHLDGDTLNLTFKEFELLNYLVENGTRTVGREELLDGLWRNADEVPNERTIDVHIRRLRSKLGRLANTVRTVRGEGYRFYEHPEVIVWAAPEYSI; the protein is encoded by the coding sequence ATGTCAATTGCACCCGGATACGTCCATATTTCAGTTCGCAATGCCAATAAGGTCTCCCGGACCGGCATCCCCGGTTTCCCACATAATTCGGCTCCCCGGCCCGTCGGCCAGGCCGAACCGCAACGTCAAGCCCCGCTGCGCGCAGTTCCGCAGCGTGTCAGCCCGCCGGTAACCGCTCCGACCGCCCTGGTGGCTGGTAGCGGTTCGACGGTTCGCCCCGTCGGGCAGGATAACGTCGCTCATGGATTCGTGCTTTATGTCGGCATCGATGAAGAGACCGCGGCCGCTAACGGTACTTCGCTGGCCAAACTGGCGCAGGATATCCGGGCCTACGCCCAGTCCTTGGTGCCGCAAGCGCAGAGCTACGCTGCGGTAGCAATTGCCGCAGCTGATGCGCCGGGTTCATCGCTTGACGTGGTGCGTTCGACTTTCGGCGATCCGACGGTTGCTCCTCGGCAGCGACCCGAGTTGCGGGTCAGCAATGTTCAGGAACCCCGCCCGGCTGGCGTGCTGATCGACCTTGCCCGACGCGAGGTTCACCTCGACGGAGATACCTTGAATCTAACTTTCAAGGAGTTCGAGTTGCTGAATTACCTGGTGGAAAATGGCACTCGGACGGTGGGGCGTGAGGAACTTCTGGACGGCCTCTGGCGGAATGCTGATGAGGTTCCCAATGAGCGCACTATCGATGTTCATATCCGTCGACTTCGCTCTAAATTGGGTCGGCTGGCGAACACCGTGCGTACCGTTCGTGGCGAAGGCTACCGGTTCTACGAGCATCCCGAGGTCATCGTTTGGGCGGCCCCGGAATACTCGATCTAA
- a CDS encoding response regulator transcription factor encodes MATTRNFTENLPKLSHPDGSPIRALVVDDEPSLAELMSMGLQMAGWDTQIAHDGSSAVKIAREYRPDVLVLDIMLPGFDGVELLGKIRGFAPDIPALFLTAKDAVQDRVAGLTAGGDDYVTKPFSMEEVLLRLHRIVQRAGVTAVDAAEIRVGDLVLNHDTRQVMRGSDEIMLTATEFELLRYLMENPKRVISKTQILDRVWNYDFGGQVNIVELYISYLRKKIEANHPAMIHTVRGAGYILKPAEQ; translated from the coding sequence ATGGCTACTACACGAAACTTCACCGAGAACCTGCCGAAACTGAGCCACCCTGACGGCTCGCCGATTCGCGCCTTGGTGGTCGACGACGAGCCAAGTCTGGCGGAACTGATGTCAATGGGGCTACAGATGGCGGGTTGGGACACCCAAATCGCTCATGACGGCAGCAGTGCGGTCAAGATCGCCCGCGAGTACCGCCCCGACGTCTTAGTGCTTGACATCATGCTGCCCGGCTTCGACGGTGTCGAGTTGCTCGGCAAGATTCGCGGCTTTGCGCCAGATATTCCAGCGCTCTTTCTGACCGCTAAGGATGCCGTGCAGGATCGAGTCGCCGGACTCACCGCAGGTGGAGATGACTATGTCACTAAGCCTTTCAGCATGGAAGAAGTGCTGCTGCGCTTGCATCGGATTGTGCAGCGCGCCGGGGTGACGGCGGTTGATGCGGCCGAAATCCGGGTCGGTGACCTGGTGCTTAACCACGATACCCGCCAGGTGATGCGCGGTTCGGACGAGATCATGCTGACCGCCACAGAATTTGAGTTGCTCCGCTATTTGATGGAAAACCCCAAGCGGGTGATCAGCAAGACCCAGATCTTGGACCGAGTGTGGAACTACGACTTCGGCGGTCAGGTCAATATCGTCGAACTTTACATCTCCTATCTACGCAAGAAGATCGAGGCCAATCATCCAGCAATGATCCATACCGTTCGCGGGGCTGGGTACATCCTCAAACCGGCTGAACAGTGA